Proteins encoded within one genomic window of Jiangella mangrovi:
- a CDS encoding NAD(P)/FAD-dependent oxidoreductase, with product MADENRYDVVVIGGGAAGLSGALTLSRARRSVLLIDGGEPRNAPAEGVHNYLGREGAAPAELYRTGRAEIEGYGGEVRTGAVETVTGAAGDFTVALAGGDTVGARRILLATGAVDELPGVPGVRERWGRDVLHCPYCHGWEVRDRAIGVLATSPGGVHHAQLLRQWSADVTLFAHTAPALGDDQLADLAARGIRVVEGPVAALRIEDDAITGVELEDGVVVPAGAVVVQPLPRARTAMVEGLGLEAVEQERGGMVVGTALTVDPMGGTAVPGVWAAGNVADVFATVIKSAAAGVDAAAMINMDLIVAGVYSVAPAPEAAAASAS from the coding sequence ATGGCTGATGAGAATCGTTATGACGTAGTGGTGATCGGCGGCGGTGCGGCCGGGCTGAGCGGCGCGCTGACGCTGTCGCGGGCCCGGCGCTCCGTGCTGCTGATCGACGGCGGCGAGCCGCGCAACGCGCCCGCCGAGGGCGTGCACAACTACCTCGGCCGCGAGGGCGCCGCCCCGGCCGAGCTCTACAGGACCGGCCGGGCCGAGATCGAGGGCTACGGCGGCGAGGTGCGCACCGGCGCGGTCGAGACCGTGACCGGCGCGGCCGGGGACTTCACCGTCGCCCTGGCCGGCGGTGACACCGTCGGCGCCCGGCGGATCCTGCTGGCCACCGGCGCCGTCGACGAGCTGCCCGGCGTGCCGGGCGTGCGTGAGCGGTGGGGCCGCGACGTCCTGCACTGCCCGTACTGCCACGGCTGGGAGGTGCGCGACCGCGCGATCGGCGTCCTCGCGACCTCGCCCGGCGGCGTGCACCACGCGCAGCTGCTGCGCCAGTGGTCCGCCGACGTCACGCTGTTCGCGCACACCGCGCCGGCGCTCGGCGACGACCAGCTGGCCGACCTCGCGGCCCGCGGCATCCGCGTCGTCGAGGGTCCGGTCGCGGCGCTGCGGATCGAGGACGACGCCATCACCGGGGTCGAGCTGGAGGACGGCGTCGTGGTCCCCGCCGGCGCCGTCGTCGTGCAGCCGCTCCCGCGTGCCCGGACCGCCATGGTCGAAGGCCTCGGGCTCGAGGCGGTCGAGCAGGAGCGCGGCGGCATGGTCGTCGGCACCGCCCTGACGGTCGACCCCATGGGCGGGACGGCGGTGCCCGGCGTCTGGGCGGCCGGCAACGTCGCCGACGTGTTCGCGACGGTGATCAAGTCGGCCGCCGCAGGGGTCGACGCGGCCGCGATGATCAACATGGACCTGATCGTCGCGGGTGTCTACTCGGTGGCACCCGCGCCGGAGGCGGCCGCTGCCTCGGCCAGCTGA
- a CDS encoding ankyrin repeat domain-containing protein, which produces MLEWLRLVYAGGTIGGTHSAKPARAAAALDRVDRSDPVVACAIGDVDGVSGAVAADPGWVHRPGGPLALPPLVAVTHSSLVRLPDFARGLRECARVLLEAGADPDQTVASPDGHPLSALYGAAGLTHDAPMTALLIDADANLDDHESLYHSLGDLGCVRLLLAAGATVTGTNAMYAVADHDDADVLRLLLEHGGDPNEPSPTWGSPLLFALRRRCSTAFVRLLLDAGADPDAVGPDGIGTHRVALRFGLPEVAALLPATESGDDPRERLIAACTSGDGATARRLLADNPGVVASLDAGQRRLLPDLAAAGAVAAVRLMVEAGWPVDTLGGDWHATALNHAVFRGDAGLTRFLLEHGADPAVRHGFGDTVVGTLSWASQHNEERGIAADWPGCARALLDHGVVLPEDYEFSEDVSALR; this is translated from the coding sequence GTGCTCGAGTGGCTGCGTCTGGTCTACGCCGGCGGCACCATCGGCGGGACGCACTCCGCGAAACCCGCGCGCGCCGCCGCGGCTCTCGACCGCGTCGACCGCTCCGACCCCGTCGTCGCATGCGCGATCGGCGACGTCGACGGCGTCAGCGGTGCGGTCGCCGCCGACCCCGGCTGGGTGCACCGCCCCGGCGGGCCGCTCGCCCTGCCGCCGCTGGTCGCCGTCACGCACTCGTCGCTGGTCCGGCTGCCGGACTTCGCCCGTGGCCTGCGCGAGTGCGCCCGGGTGCTGCTCGAGGCCGGCGCCGACCCGGACCAGACGGTCGCCTCGCCCGACGGGCATCCGCTGAGCGCGCTCTACGGCGCCGCCGGCCTCACGCACGACGCCCCCATGACGGCGCTGCTGATCGACGCCGACGCGAACCTCGACGACCACGAGTCGCTCTACCACTCACTCGGCGACCTCGGCTGCGTGCGGCTGCTGCTGGCCGCCGGCGCGACCGTCACCGGCACGAATGCCATGTACGCCGTCGCCGACCACGACGACGCCGACGTGCTGCGGCTGCTGCTCGAGCACGGCGGCGACCCGAACGAGCCGTCGCCGACCTGGGGGTCGCCGCTGCTGTTCGCACTGCGCCGACGGTGCTCGACGGCGTTCGTGCGGCTGCTGCTCGACGCCGGAGCCGACCCGGACGCCGTCGGGCCGGACGGCATCGGTACGCACCGCGTGGCGCTGCGGTTCGGCCTGCCCGAGGTCGCCGCGCTGCTCCCCGCGACCGAGTCGGGCGACGATCCCCGCGAGCGGCTGATCGCCGCCTGCACGAGCGGCGACGGCGCCACCGCCCGGCGGCTGCTCGCCGACAACCCCGGCGTCGTCGCGTCGCTCGACGCGGGTCAGCGGCGGCTGCTGCCCGACCTCGCCGCGGCCGGCGCCGTCGCGGCCGTCCGGCTGATGGTCGAGGCGGGCTGGCCCGTCGACACCCTTGGCGGCGACTGGCACGCGACCGCCCTCAACCACGCCGTCTTCCGCGGCGACGCCGGGCTGACCCGGTTCCTCCTCGAGCACGGCGCCGACCCCGCCGTGCGGCACGGCTTCGGCGACACCGTCGTCGGCACCCTGTCGTGGGCGTCACAGCACAACGAGGAGCGCGGCATCGCCGCCGACTGGCCCGGCTGCGCGCGGGCGCTGCTCGACCACGGCGTGGTGCTGCCCGAGGACTACGAGTTCAGCGAGGACGTGAGCGCGCTCAGGTGA
- the ppk2 gene encoding polyphosphate kinase 2, whose product MAKKKDAAPADDDRPARVPKKIYEKELFRLQAQLVTLQEWVRQEGARVVVVFEGRDAAGKGSTIKRVTQYLNPRIARIAALPAPTERQRGQWYFQRYVEHLPAAGEIVLFDRSWYNRAGVERVMGFCTKEEYQRFLSQAPTFERMLVEDGILLRKYWFSVSDSEQERRFQSRLEDPMRRWKLSPMDLESISRWEDYSRAKDDMFVHTDIPEAPWHVVESEDKRAARINMIAHLLSTIPYHEVQRRPLELPPRPAAKGYQRPPRDLQSYVPDHAGALT is encoded by the coding sequence GTGGCGAAGAAGAAGGACGCCGCACCGGCAGACGACGACCGGCCGGCCCGCGTGCCCAAGAAGATCTACGAGAAGGAGCTGTTCCGGCTGCAGGCGCAGCTGGTCACGCTCCAGGAGTGGGTCCGGCAGGAGGGCGCCCGCGTCGTCGTGGTCTTCGAGGGGCGCGACGCGGCCGGCAAGGGCAGCACGATCAAGCGGGTGACGCAGTACCTCAACCCCCGCATCGCGCGCATCGCGGCCCTGCCGGCGCCGACGGAACGCCAGCGCGGCCAGTGGTACTTCCAGCGCTACGTCGAGCACCTGCCGGCCGCCGGCGAGATCGTGCTGTTCGACCGGAGCTGGTACAACCGCGCCGGCGTCGAGCGGGTCATGGGGTTCTGCACGAAGGAGGAGTACCAGCGCTTCCTCAGTCAGGCCCCGACCTTCGAGCGGATGCTGGTCGAGGACGGCATCCTGCTGCGCAAGTACTGGTTCTCGGTCAGCGACTCCGAGCAGGAACGACGGTTCCAGTCGCGGCTCGAGGACCCGATGCGCCGCTGGAAGCTCTCGCCCATGGACCTCGAGTCGATCAGCCGCTGGGAGGACTACTCGCGCGCCAAGGACGACATGTTCGTGCACACGGACATTCCCGAGGCGCCGTGGCACGTGGTCGAGAGCGAGGACAAGCGGGCCGCGCGGATCAACATGATCGCGCACCTGCTCTCGACCATCCCGTACCACGAGGTGCAGCGCCGGCCGCTGGAACTGCCGCCGCGGCCGGCCGCCAAGGGCTACCAGCGTCCGCCCCGCGACCTGCAGAGCTACGTGCCCGACCACGCGGGCGCGCTCACCTGA